From one Acidobacteriota bacterium genomic stretch:
- a CDS encoding ABC transporter substrate-binding protein translates to MKKSLYTILIALLIFAASCASCSPKPPKSTNAPNPPFEGETPQEAYQFPGETGTYGGQLVMASPDDMQKFNIVTADDVPSTFVLWYHVFRCLVDYRNGANPPDYDPGVCTKYEASPDAKEWTFYIRKGVRWSDGQPFTADDVLFTYEVIKDERVQTPIRDIFTEGKDASGKATYPELQKIDDHTVRFKLTKSNGAFLDSIFNLWLIPKHKWEQAWREGKFNDAMKISDDPKDVVGLGPFRIKEYTSGQRVVLERNPYFWKVDKQGQRLPYLDRIIFVIAKDFNALTAKFQAGEIDVMDRVRAAEFTLVQKMESPEVKVEDIGISLNPNWITLNQNTGTNPKTGKPYVEAWKLKLYRNQKFRQALSFAIDREGLANTVFAGRAVPIYSIITPGDKTWYSDDIMKYPYNKDLAKQLLAELGLKDTNGDGFLEDGEGHTVGINITTNASNSQRVSTAAFIVKNFQDVGIKAISNPSDMKVIREALSSTFMFDAIVLGWSTGVPPGPPNVKNTLLSSAQNHSFFPLQKSPSTEWEARIDELIEKIDETADQTERKRLFAEAQRIWSEQMAEINTVAEKVGIAYKNKFGNVLPSPLDPKFSWNSEELYIKK, encoded by the coding sequence ATGAAAAAATCGCTCTATACAATTCTCATCGCTCTACTGATATTTGCTGCATCTTGTGCGTCCTGTAGTCCAAAACCACCTAAAAGCACGAACGCGCCCAATCCTCCCTTCGAGGGTGAAACGCCGCAAGAAGCTTATCAATTTCCAGGCGAAACGGGCACCTACGGCGGACAACTGGTGATGGCTTCGCCCGATGATATGCAAAAATTCAACATCGTCACCGCCGATGATGTGCCTTCGACTTTCGTGCTCTGGTATCACGTCTTTCGCTGTCTGGTCGATTATCGCAATGGCGCGAATCCGCCGGATTATGACCCGGGCGTCTGCACAAAATACGAAGCCTCGCCCGATGCCAAAGAGTGGACATTCTATATCAGAAAAGGGGTGCGCTGGTCTGACGGTCAACCGTTTACCGCCGATGATGTTTTATTCACCTATGAGGTGATTAAAGATGAGCGCGTGCAAACCCCGATTCGCGATATTTTCACCGAAGGCAAAGACGCCAGCGGCAAAGCGACCTATCCCGAATTGCAGAAGATTGATGACCACACGGTGCGTTTTAAACTCACGAAATCCAACGGCGCATTTCTCGATTCGATTTTCAACCTCTGGTTAATTCCCAAACACAAATGGGAGCAAGCCTGGCGCGAAGGCAAATTCAATGACGCCATGAAAATCAGCGATGACCCGAAAGATGTCGTCGGTCTTGGACCTTTCCGCATTAAAGAATATACCTCCGGTCAACGTGTCGTCCTCGAACGCAACCCTTATTTCTGGAAAGTCGATAAACAGGGACAGCGCCTTCCATATCTTGACCGCATCATTTTCGTGATTGCCAAAGATTTCAATGCCCTCACCGCGAAATTCCAAGCCGGTGAAATCGATGTCATGGATAGAGTGCGCGCCGCGGAATTCACTCTGGTTCAAAAGATGGAAAGCCCCGAAGTCAAAGTCGAAGACATCGGCATTTCGCTCAATCCCAACTGGATTACCTTGAATCAAAACACCGGCACTAATCCGAAAACCGGCAAACCTTATGTTGAAGCCTGGAAACTCAAACTCTATCGCAATCAAAAATTCCGTCAGGCGCTCTCCTTTGCGATTGACCGCGAGGGTTTAGCCAATACGGTGTTTGCCGGTCGCGCGGTGCCGATTTATTCCATCATCACGCCCGGCGATAAAACCTGGTATTCCGACGACATCATGAAATACCCGTATAACAAAGACCTCGCCAAACAGCTGCTTGCGGAACTCGGACTCAAAGACACCAATGGCGATGGCTTTCTGGAAGACGGCGAAGGGCACACAGTTGGAATCAATATCACCACCAATGCCAGCAATTCACAGCGTGTCAGCACCGCGGCATTCATCGTGAAAAATTTTCAGGATGTCGGCATCAAAGCCATTTCCAATCCATCGGATATGAAAGTGATTCGCGAAGCCCTCAGTTCAACCTTCATGTTCGATGCGATTGTTCTCGGTTGGAGTACGGGCGTGCCGCCGGGTCCGCCAAATGTCAAAAATACGCTTTTATCATCGGCGCAAAATCACTCGTTTTTCCCTTTGCAGAAATCGCCATCAACCGAATGGGAAGCGCGTATTGATGAGTTGATAGAAAAGATTGACGAAACCGCCGACCAGACTGAACGCAAACGACTGTTTGCCGAAGCCCAGCGCATCTGGTCAGAACAGATGGCGGAAATCAACACGGTTGCCGAAAAAGTCGGCATCGCTTATAAAAACAAATTCGGCAATGTGCTACCGAGTCCTTTAGACCCGAAATTCTCCTGGAACAGCGAAGAGCTTTACATCAAGAAGTAG
- a CDS encoding NADH-quinone oxidoreductase subunit I produces the protein MTVTSVPGRRRTFTNAIKRLLLIDLFKGLAVTFKYNLRALYEKREGGNPNQAIYTEQYPLEPARVSERFRGAPRLNLDPETGGTLCIACDLCALACPVDCITVNSTRREVRDGEKVNKKKVLTTFFFDTSRCMFCNLCSEACPTDCLELTQSFELAVYHRSGFRWDREMLEKGVKYVKYNK, from the coding sequence ATGACAGTCACATCAGTGCCGGGAAGAAGGCGAACTTTTACGAATGCCATCAAACGGCTGCTTTTGATTGATTTATTCAAAGGTCTGGCAGTGACCTTTAAATATAATCTTCGCGCCTTGTATGAAAAACGCGAAGGCGGCAATCCCAATCAGGCGATTTACACCGAGCAGTATCCGCTCGAACCGGCTCGCGTATCCGAGCGGTTTCGCGGCGCGCCGCGTCTCAACCTCGACCCGGAAACCGGCGGCACATTGTGTATTGCCTGCGACCTGTGCGCGCTGGCGTGCCCGGTTGATTGCATCACCGTCAACTCGACCCGTCGCGAAGTGCGTGACGGCGAAAAGGTGAACAAGAAAAAAGTGCTCACCACCTTTTTCTTCGACACCTCGCGTTGTATGTTTTGCAATCTCTGTTCGGAAGCCTGCCCGACCGATTGTCTGGAACTGACGCAAAGCTTCGAGCTTGCGGTTTATCACCGTTCAGGTTTCCGCTGGGATAGAGAAATGCTCGAAAAGGGCGTGAAGTATGTGAAATATAATAAGTAG
- a CDS encoding NADH-quinone oxidoreductase subunit J — protein sequence MQLHGWEAVLFYVLAFSTLIMGVLVVSARIAVHSALFLIGTLVNIALLFILLRSEFVAGVQILVYVGGVMVLFLFVIMLVQTRAEEEAKIKLYTGQMWSAVVIALLLAGGFFFAMHPAQPAFRPSIEAAQETQSKQDEATERTQAGAGQAISTDTQDVGQALYKEAALPFEIASVLLLVAMVGAVLLARGTKQESEHN from the coding sequence ATGCAACTACACGGATGGGAAGCAGTTCTCTTTTATGTACTGGCGTTTTCGACGCTGATTATGGGTGTGCTGGTGGTGTCGGCGCGCATCGCTGTACATTCGGCGCTTTTTTTAATCGGCACGCTGGTCAACATCGCCTTGCTGTTTATTCTGCTGCGCTCTGAATTCGTCGCCGGTGTGCAGATACTGGTTTATGTCGGCGGCGTGATGGTTTTGTTCCTGTTCGTCATTATGCTGGTGCAGACCCGCGCCGAAGAAGAGGCGAAAATCAAACTCTACACCGGGCAGATGTGGAGCGCCGTGGTCATTGCCTTGCTGCTTGCGGGCGGATTCTTTTTCGCCATGCATCCGGCGCAACCGGCATTTCGTCCGTCAATCGAAGCCGCGCAGGAAACCCAGAGTAAACAGGACGAAGCCACCGAACGCACCCAAGCCGGTGCCGGTCAGGCAATTTCCACCGACACTCAGGATGTCGGTCAGGCGCTTTATAAAGAAGCTGCGCTGCCTTTTGAAATCGCTTCGGTGTTGTTACTCGTCGCGATGGTTGGCGCGGTGTTGCTCGCACGCGGCACCAAACAAGAGAGCGAGCATAATTGA
- the nuoK gene encoding NADH-quinone oxidoreductase subunit NuoK has product MVNFLMLSFLLFVVGIAGVLSRRNIIIIFMSIELILNAVNLNLIAFSRYFQLNPDALKKMGLDPNPLSGQVFTIFIIVVAAAEAAVGLGIVISLFRNRETVEVDEIDLLKW; this is encoded by the coding sequence CTGGTCAATTTTCTGATGCTCAGTTTTCTGTTATTTGTCGTCGGCATTGCAGGTGTTTTGTCGCGGCGCAATATCATCATCATTTTCATGTCCATTGAACTGATATTGAATGCGGTCAATCTCAATTTGATTGCCTTCTCGCGCTATTTTCAATTGAACCCGGATGCATTAAAGAAGATGGGGCTTGACCCGAATCCGCTTTCCGGGCAGGTCTTTACAATTTTCATCATCGTCGTTGCCGCTGCCGAAGCCGCAGTCGGACTAGGTATCGTCATCTCGCTTTTCCGCAATCGCGAAACCGTCGAGGTTGACGAAATTGATTTATTGAAATGGTAA
- a CDS encoding AtpZ/AtpI family protein, whose product MADDEEKPKDDIDWRQALTTVGLAFAIPWMIGVPAYLGWLADKRYETTPLWFIVGLILGLLSMIIDIYKILKRLGQFK is encoded by the coding sequence ATGGCAGATGATGAAGAGAAACCGAAAGATGATATCGATTGGCGGCAAGCGTTGACCACCGTCGGGCTTGCCTTTGCAATTCCCTGGATGATCGGCGTTCCAGCCTATCTTGGCTGGTTAGCAGATAAACGCTACGAAACCACTCCTCTTTGGTTTATTGTCGGCTTAATTTTAGGCTTGTTAAGCATGATAATAGACATTTACAAAATTCTTAAACGCCTCGGTCAATTCAAATAA
- a CDS encoding sialidase family protein: MKPCLKNIVVLIFYFLIASPFVFAQMPEAKMQMLDSPAATNSAEPNLFAARDGRIYLSWIEKLADSRHALKFSIYEKNQWTMGQTIAEGANWFVNWADFPSLVALDDGTLVAHWLVKSSKDTFAYDVNIARSSDGGKSWSKPFTPHKDATATEHGFVSLLPLSESRAAAIWLDGRKFKSDGHGHDAHTASMNEMTLRYATIGRDGKLSDESEIDGRACECCQTSAAVTSEGLIVAYRDRSNDEVRDISIARFVKGKWTQPKSVYADNWKINGCPVNGPSITASGKRVAVAWFTGVNEQGRVKLAFSDDAGATFKAPVQVDDGRPAGRVEVVLLADGSAFVVWLENTEKQTEIRAKRIEPGGKTSASIIVSATSGARASGFPQIAALKDEIIFAWTDPTQPARVRTAILKVSTAK, from the coding sequence ATGAAACCTTGTCTAAAAAATATTGTCGTCCTGATTTTTTACTTTCTCATTGCTTCGCCATTTGTTTTCGCGCAAATGCCGGAAGCCAAAATGCAAATGCTGGATTCGCCTGCCGCCACAAATTCCGCCGAACCGAATCTGTTTGCGGCGCGTGACGGGCGCATCTATTTAAGCTGGATTGAAAAACTCGCCGACAGCCGCCATGCATTGAAGTTTTCCATTTATGAAAAGAACCAATGGACGATGGGGCAAACCATTGCTGAAGGCGCAAACTGGTTCGTCAACTGGGCGGATTTTCCTTCGCTGGTGGCGCTCGATGACGGTACGCTTGTCGCTCACTGGCTGGTTAAAAGCAGCAAAGATACCTTTGCCTATGATGTCAATATCGCGCGTTCAAGCGACGGTGGCAAAAGCTGGAGCAAACCGTTTACCCCGCATAAAGACGCCACCGCAACCGAACATGGATTTGTTTCCTTGTTACCGCTTTCCGAAAGTCGCGCCGCAGCCATCTGGCTGGACGGGCGCAAATTCAAAAGTGACGGGCACGGGCACGACGCGCATACAGCTTCAATGAATGAAATGACCTTGCGTTATGCGACGATTGGGCGGGACGGCAAACTATCGGATGAGAGCGAGATTGACGGACGCGCCTGCGAGTGTTGTCAGACCTCTGCGGCAGTGACTTCAGAAGGTTTGATTGTCGCCTATCGTGACCGGTCAAACGATGAGGTGCGCGATATTTCGATAGCGCGTTTCGTCAAAGGCAAATGGACACAGCCGAAAAGCGTTTACGCCGACAACTGGAAAATCAACGGTTGCCCGGTCAACGGTCCTTCGATTACGGCATCAGGCAAACGGGTTGCGGTCGCGTGGTTCACCGGCGTAAATGAGCAGGGGCGCGTAAAACTTGCATTTTCCGATGACGCAGGGGCGACCTTCAAAGCGCCGGTTCAGGTTGATGACGGCAGACCCGCAGGTCGTGTCGAAGTGGTTTTGCTTGCGGATGGCTCGGCATTTGTGGTGTGGCTGGAGAATACCGAAAAGCAAACCGAGATTCGCGCCAAACGCATCGAGCCAGGCGGCAAGACGAGCGCAAGCATTATCGTGAGCGCCACGAGCGGCGCGCGCGCGAGCGGCTTTCCACAAATCGCCGCGCTTAAAGATGAGATTATTTTTGCGTGGACTGACCCAACGCAACCGGCGCGTGTTCGCACTGCGATATTAAAAGTATCTACAGCGAAGTAA
- a CDS encoding NADH-quinone oxidoreductase subunit N, with protein MILALLQTTVDLSAIAKQTTQLLMPEVILILFACGALVLDVLLPRGQKRAVAWLSLGGLGVSLVSLILLYADVLSQGGARKGFFDMIVIDTYGFVFKVIFIIGAIISILLSIRYLDEEGEQRGEYYSLILFSVVGMMFMASGADLLSLFIALELMAISIYILVGYLRRSEKSNEAAMKYFLLGAFSSGILLYGISLVYGMTGTTNLANIAAALPTVISKSYAPLGTVADMRYLVLMSMILMAAGMFFKVAAVPFHMWAPDAYEGAPTSVTAFMSVAVKAASFAMFGRIFLYGLSDIRGAIAGNAANNIPGLPGWWALMSVVAAITIVWGNLAALTQNNTKRLLAYSSISHAGYTLLGMIAGNRTGYTGFVIYLFIYTLMNLGVFGCIIALRRQGVIGDQMEDLNGLIKKSPWLTVMMTIFLLSLGGIPPTAGFIGKFYLFAGLIETGNPWLVRLAILAVLMSAVSLYYYLRFIRAMYIDEGKESAPIAAAMPLRVALGVAAILVLLIGIFPQRLIDLTQKAGAEPKTYIYEKKDATETESKDDESDEPMRSSAK; from the coding sequence ATGATCTTAGCACTTCTACAAACAACGGTTGATCTCTCAGCCATCGCCAAACAAACCACACAGTTGCTCATGCCCGAAGTGATTTTGATTCTCTTCGCTTGCGGCGCGCTGGTTCTCGATGTGTTGTTGCCGCGCGGGCAAAAACGCGCCGTCGCGTGGTTGAGCCTTGGCGGATTGGGCGTGTCGCTGGTCTCGTTAATCCTTCTCTACGCAGATGTCTTATCCCAGGGCGGCGCGCGCAAAGGTTTCTTTGACATGATTGTCATTGATACCTATGGCTTCGTTTTCAAAGTGATATTCATCATCGGAGCCATCATCTCTATTTTGCTGTCGATTCGCTATCTCGACGAAGAAGGCGAGCAACGCGGCGAATATTATTCGCTGATTCTGTTTTCCGTAGTTGGCATGATGTTTATGGCATCGGGCGCGGATTTACTCAGTCTGTTTATCGCCCTTGAACTGATGGCGATTTCGATTTACATCCTGGTCGGTTATTTGCGCCGTAGCGAAAAATCGAATGAAGCGGCAATGAAATATTTTCTACTTGGCGCATTTTCATCCGGCATTCTGCTCTATGGCATTTCACTGGTCTACGGCATGACCGGCACCACCAACCTTGCCAACATCGCCGCCGCGCTGCCGACGGTTATCAGTAAAAGTTATGCGCCGCTCGGCACGGTTGCCGATATGCGTTATCTGGTGTTGATGTCCATGATTTTGATGGCAGCCGGGATGTTCTTTAAAGTTGCAGCAGTGCCTTTTCATATGTGGGCACCCGACGCTTACGAAGGCGCGCCGACGTCGGTCACAGCGTTCATGTCGGTTGCTGTGAAAGCCGCAAGTTTCGCCATGTTCGGGCGCATCTTCCTTTATGGCTTATCGGATATTCGCGGCGCGATTGCGGGCAATGCCGCAAATAATATTCCGGGGCTTCCCGGCTGGTGGGCGTTGATGAGCGTGGTCGCTGCCATCACTATCGTCTGGGGAAATCTTGCGGCGCTGACGCAAAACAACACTAAACGATTGCTCGCTTATTCATCGATTTCACACGCGGGCTACACGTTGCTCGGTATGATTGCCGGCAATCGCACGGGCTACACCGGGTTTGTGATTTATCTGTTCATTTACACGTTAATGAACCTGGGGGTTTTCGGGTGCATCATCGCGCTGCGCCGTCAAGGGGTGATTGGCGACCAGATGGAAGACCTCAACGGACTCATCAAAAAATCGCCGTGGCTCACGGTGATGATGACGATCTTTCTGTTATCGCTTGGCGGCATTCCGCCGACCGCGGGGTTCATCGGCAAGTTCTATCTGTTTGCCGGGCTTATTGAAACCGGCAACCCCTGGCTTGTGCGTCTGGCAATCCTTGCGGTGCTGATGAGCGCGGTGTCACTTTATTACTATCTTCGTTTCATTCGCGCGATGTATATTGATGAAGGCAAAGAGAGCGCGCCGATAGCTGCGGCAATGCCGCTCAGGGTTGCGCTGGGGGTTGCGGCAATTCTCGTCCTGTTAATCGGCATCTTCCCGCAGCGGTTGATTGATTTGACACAAAAAGCGGGAGCGGAACCGAAGACTTACATTTATGAAAAGAAGGACGCGACCGAAACCGAAAGTAAAGATGACGAGTCGGATGAGCCGATGCGTTCATCTGCAAAATAA
- the nuoL gene encoding NADH-quinone oxidoreductase subunit L codes for MLKLVWLIPVLPLIGFLINFILGKKLALSEKAVSVIACGVILLSLLLTIGAFFDYKYNFNPQNETKPYVTSREGGFGFTWMPGGRAHQTQGEEAGKLANFNIEWSYQIDQLSLVMMFVVTFVGFLIHVFATGYMHGDTGFYRFFAYLNLFMFMMLLLVMGSNFMIMFIGWEGVGLCSYLLIGYYINKQEAGDAAKKAFVVNRIGDFGFALAIMGAFATFGTLQFDEMARVASAYHVEAFGAFGLMSWLALGLFIGATGKSAQIPLYIWLPDAMAGPTPVSALIHAATMVTAGVFMVTRTNFIFQRSGTMMAVVAIVGCATALVAATIGITQTDIKKVLAYSTVSQLGYMFLGAGVGAFIAAIFHVFTHAFFKALLFLGSGSVIHGMHHEQEMPKMGGLKKYMPTTYKTMLMGWLAICGIPIWAGFFSKDEILWSTFNSHIFGGAKVLWIIGLITAGITAFYMTRLMTLTFEGEERFRKNPDAHSAHGHDGHGHHGTFEPHESPQSMTVPLIVLAFFSTFVGLLGIPHYSAFEHWLEPVMDKPHGAEAAHGSFGLEVGLMIVSVAVAVIGIYLARQFYLNRPQLAEEWTKRLQPLYKLSFNKWYWDWLLDVKGVEAGKSVNNALWKVDAAVVDGGVNGAGALTRIWARISNLWDKYVVDLLVNATGWTSKAGSIVLRTVQTGFWQNYALVFALGVLIILGFYVFPAISTTFRALFGK; via the coding sequence ATGTTAAAACTCGTTTGGCTTATACCCGTCTTACCCCTCATCGGCTTTTTAATCAATTTCATTCTCGGCAAAAAGCTTGCCCTCAGCGAAAAGGCTGTCTCTGTAATTGCCTGCGGCGTCATTCTGTTGTCGCTGTTGCTGACCATTGGGGCGTTTTTTGACTACAAGTACAACTTCAATCCGCAGAATGAAACCAAGCCTTATGTGACGAGTCGCGAAGGCGGCTTTGGCTTCACCTGGATGCCCGGCGGTCGCGCCCATCAAACGCAAGGTGAAGAAGCGGGAAAGCTTGCGAATTTCAACATCGAGTGGAGCTATCAAATTGACCAACTGTCGCTGGTGATGATGTTCGTCGTCACCTTTGTTGGTTTTTTGATTCACGTCTTTGCCACCGGGTATATGCACGGCGACACCGGATTTTATCGCTTTTTCGCTTACCTCAATCTGTTTATGTTCATGATGCTTCTGCTGGTGATGGGGTCGAACTTCATGATTATGTTCATCGGCTGGGAAGGCGTAGGGCTTTGTTCGTATCTGCTCATCGGTTACTACATCAATAAACAGGAAGCGGGCGACGCTGCAAAGAAGGCTTTCGTCGTCAACCGCATCGGCGATTTCGGTTTTGCGCTGGCAATTATGGGGGCGTTTGCCACTTTCGGCACTTTGCAATTCGATGAGATGGCGCGCGTGGCAAGCGCCTATCATGTGGAAGCGTTTGGCGCATTTGGACTGATGAGTTGGCTGGCGCTTGGACTGTTTATCGGCGCGACCGGTAAGAGCGCGCAGATTCCGCTCTATATCTGGTTGCCGGATGCAATGGCAGGTCCCACGCCCGTATCGGCGCTGATTCATGCGGCAACGATGGTGACGGCAGGCGTGTTTATGGTGACGCGCACCAATTTTATTTTTCAACGCTCCGGGACAATGATGGCGGTCGTTGCCATCGTCGGCTGCGCGACGGCACTGGTTGCGGCAACCATCGGCATCACGCAAACCGACATTAAAAAAGTGCTGGCTTATTCGACGGTCTCGCAACTCGGCTATATGTTCTTAGGCGCAGGCGTCGGCGCATTCATTGCGGCAATTTTCCACGTCTTCACACACGCCTTTTTCAAAGCCCTGCTTTTCCTCGGCTCCGGTTCAGTGATTCACGGCATGCATCATGAACAGGAGATGCCGAAAATGGGCGGTTTGAAAAAATATATGCCCACGACCTACAAAACCATGCTGATGGGATGGTTGGCGATTTGCGGCATTCCGATTTGGGCAGGCTTCTTCTCGAAAGACGAAATTCTCTGGAGCACCTTCAATTCGCACATCTTCGGCGGCGCAAAAGTTTTATGGATTATCGGCTTGATTACTGCTGGCATCACTGCCTTCTATATGACGCGGTTGATGACGCTGACCTTTGAAGGCGAAGAGCGATTTAGAAAAAACCCTGATGCGCATTCAGCGCACGGACATGATGGGCATGGTCATCACGGCACATTTGAACCGCACGAATCGCCGCAGAGCATGACTGTGCCGCTCATTGTGCTGGCGTTCTTTTCGACTTTCGTCGGACTTCTGGGCATTCCGCACTACAGCGCCTTCGAGCATTGGCTTGAACCGGTGATGGATAAACCGCACGGAGCGGAAGCTGCGCATGGCAGTTTCGGGCTTGAGGTGGGGCTGATGATTGTATCGGTTGCCGTAGCCGTTATTGGCATCTATCTGGCGCGACAATTTTATTTGAACAGACCGCAACTTGCCGAAGAGTGGACGAAGCGTTTACAACCGCTCTACAAACTCAGTTTCAATAAGTGGTATTGGGACTGGCTGCTGGATGTAAAAGGCGTCGAAGCAGGCAAGTCCGTAAACAACGCGCTCTGGAAAGTTGATGCGGCAGTCGTTGACGGTGGTGTCAACGGCGCGGGGGCGCTGACGCGCATCTGGGCGCGCATCAGCAACCTCTGGGACAAGTATGTGGTTGATTTATTAGTGAACGCCACCGGCTGGACATCGAAAGCCGGTTCGATTGTTCTGAGAACCGTGCAGACCGGATTCTGGCAAAATTACGCGCTGGTGTTCGCGCTTGGCGTTTTGATTATTCTGGGATTTTATGTTTTCCCGGCAATATCAACGACCTTTAGAGCTTTATTTGGGAAGTAA
- a CDS encoding NADH-quinone oxidoreductase subunit M: protein MKNILSLTTWLPTIGAIILLFFNKSKNDAIRWFANIWMGLCFLISIPIITGYDKGLGGLQFIEDYDWIPLIGARYQLGVDGLTVTLIILTTLLGVIAAVCSWSYIREKGREKEYYIMLLLLQTGMIGAFVAADLFLFFIFWEVMLVPMYFLIGIWGGKNRLYSAIKFFLYTLVGSVLMLLAVLKLYFVFPEVVKAQLEPTRVTAMQYATNQATGRVNDGMMKMVEDALKRAQGIDPSDASGKKSLPTSHVRSSFNIAALTAIGPHIKTVYGVSVVIWMFLGFAISFAIKVPMFPFHTWLPDAHYDAPTAGSVILAGVLLKMGTYGFMRFSLPIFPDAATHPTVRAWVIVLAIVGIIYGALVAMAQKDVKKLVAYSSVSHLGFVMLGLFALNPNGINGAVMQMINHGISTGALFMLAGILYERRHTYEIAEFGGLASVMPTYSTIFLIVTLSSLGLPLMNNFIGEFLVLRGAFEANVYWGALATVGIILGAAYMLWLYQRVFFGEVKNDHNRELPDMNAREAWQFAPLIFLIFFIGIYPKPVLDFINPQTEAVVAQVYPDYFKPAAQPAVAKEKMEGQTGEEEKVAPKAGESH from the coding sequence ATGAAGAACATTCTTTCATTAACGACCTGGCTGCCGACCATCGGCGCAATCATTCTGCTCTTTTTCAACAAATCGAAAAACGATGCGATTCGCTGGTTTGCCAATATCTGGATGGGGCTTTGCTTTTTAATCTCTATCCCCATCATCACAGGCTATGACAAAGGGCTTGGTGGGTTACAATTCATCGAAGATTACGACTGGATTCCACTGATCGGCGCGCGTTATCAACTCGGCGTCGACGGACTCACGGTGACGTTGATTATTTTAACGACCTTGCTCGGCGTGATTGCGGCGGTCTGTTCGTGGTCTTATATACGCGAAAAAGGGCGCGAGAAAGAATACTACATCATGCTCTTGTTGTTGCAGACCGGCATGATTGGCGCGTTCGTTGCGGCAGACCTGTTCCTGTTTTTCATCTTCTGGGAAGTGATGCTGGTGCCGATGTACTTTCTGATTGGCATCTGGGGCGGCAAAAATCGCCTCTATTCGGCAATCAAATTTTTCCTCTACACACTGGTCGGTTCCGTGCTGATGTTGCTTGCGGTTTTAAAACTCTATTTCGTGTTTCCCGAAGTCGTAAAAGCGCAACTTGAACCGACGCGAGTAACCGCTATGCAATACGCCACCAATCAGGCGACCGGCAGAGTTAATGATGGCATGATGAAGATGGTTGAGGATGCCCTCAAGCGCGCACAAGGCATAGACCCCTCGGATGCAAGCGGCAAAAAATCCCTGCCCACAAGTCATGTCCGCTCGTCGTTTAACATTGCGGCGCTGACGGCAATCGGGCCACACATCAAAACGGTTTATGGCGTGAGCGTGGTTATCTGGATGTTTTTAGGGTTTGCCATTTCCTTTGCGATTAAGGTGCCGATGTTTCCCTTCCACACCTGGTTGCCGGACGCCCACTATGACGCGCCGACTGCCGGGTCAGTTATTCTGGCGGGGGTGTTGCTGAAGATGGGAACTTACGGTTTTATGCGATTTTCCTTGCCGATATTTCCCGATGCCGCAACCCATCCGACGGTCAGAGCGTGGGTGATTGTGCTGGCGATTGTCGGCATCATTTACGGCGCGCTGGTCGCAATGGCGCAAAAAGATGTGAAGAAATTGGTCGCTTATTCGTCCGTCTCGCACCTGGGCTTTGTGATGCTCGGACTGTTTGCCTTGAACCCGAACGGCATCAATGGCGCGGTGATGCAGATGATCAATCACGGCATTTCAACCGGCGCGCTCTTCATGCTTGCGGGTATTTTGTACGAACGCCGCCACACTTATGAGATTGCCGAATTCGGCGGACTGGCAAGCGTGATGCCGACCTATTCGACGATCTTTTTAATCGTTACGCTGTCCTCACTTGGTTTGCCATTGATGAACAATTTCATCGGCGAGTTTTTGGTTTTAAGAGGCGCGTTTGAAGCCAATGTTTACTGGGGCGCGCTTGCCACAGTCGGCATTATTTTAGGCGCGGCGTATATGCTGTGGCTCTATCAACGGGTGTTTTTCGGCGAAGTGAAAAACGACCACAACCGGGAGTTACCGGATATGAATGCGCGTGAAGCGTGGCAATTTGCGCCGCTCATCTTTTTGATTTTCTTCATCGGCATCTATCCGAAACCGGTGCTCGATTTCATCAATCCGCAAACCGAAGCGGTGGTCGCGCAAGTTTACCCGGACTATTTCAAACCGGCTGCTCAACCTGCGGTGGCAAAAGAAAAAATGGAAGGGCAAACCGGCGAAGAAGAAAAAGTTGCGCCCAAAGCCGGTGAGTCGCATTAA
- a CDS encoding PPOX class F420-dependent oxidoreductase, with product MSDDRLKAFANENYLNLMTFKKDGTGVPTPVWFAERQGTIYVYTLAESWKVKRVRHNPKVRLAPCDMRGNLKGEWLDAEARIVTGDEEQLGHQLLDKKYGWMKKIGNLFSRLRKRQRTVMAINLV from the coding sequence ATGAGCGATGACCGGCTGAAAGCTTTTGCGAATGAAAATTATCTGAATCTGATGACCTTTAAAAAAGATGGCACAGGGGTTCCGACGCCTGTGTGGTTTGCCGAACGCCAGGGCACGATTTACGTTTATACTTTAGCCGAGTCGTGGAAAGTCAAACGGGTGCGCCATAACCCGAAAGTTCGCCTTGCGCCTTGCGATATGCGCGGCAACTTGAAAGGCGAATGGCTTGATGCCGAGGCGCGAATCGTCACGGGCGATGAAGAACAACTCGGTCATCAACTGCTTGATAAAAAATATGGCTGGATGAAAAAAATCGGCAATCTGTTCAGTCGCCTGCGCAAACGCCAGCGCACAGTGATGGCGATCAATCTGGTTTAA